Proteins co-encoded in one Candidatus Poribacteria bacterium genomic window:
- a CDS encoding glycosyl hydrolase family 32: protein GGECGTVVTKPFELKGEDVYINADATWGEIYSEIVDAETQRPHEGFWVPGEEPPPFTGDSTKAKIRWKYPHDLVFEKPVRLKFYLRQARLFSFWIE from the coding sequence ACGGCGGTGAATGTGGTACAGTTGTAACAAAACCGTTTGAACTGAAAGGCGAAGATGTCTATATCAACGCGGACGCGACTTGGGGCGAAATCTATAGCGAGATTGTCGATGCAGAAACGCAGCGACCCCATGAGGGATTCTGGGTGCCGGGCGAGGAGCCACCGCCGTTTACAGGCGACAGTACCAAAGCAAAGATCCGGTGGAAATACCCACACGACTTGGTGTTCGAGAAGCCGGTGCGTCTGAAGTTCTATCTGCGCCAAGCGCGTCTCTTCTCGTTCTGGATCGAATAA